In a genomic window of Myxococcales bacterium:
- a CDS encoding bifunctional homocysteine S-methyltransferase/methylenetetrahydrofolate reductase: MKPFLHALAEGPILFDGAMGSLLYDRGVLHTRSYDELVTAQPELIARVHRDYLDAGAQVIETDTFGANRIALARHGLADQMVTLNKTAVKVAREAVAGRAYVAGAVGPTGVRFAIASEAERRRARMALAEQIDTLVVAGVDLILLETFSSILELELAIAVSKERGPKVPVVAQHVFDMACKGDGGLAPAEVAERLVSAGADVIGANCGVGPAELYTVATGMIGRGKPVIVQPNAGMPAAVEGRTIYVANPEHFGVFARRLLKSGVRAIGGCCGTTPAHIQAMLGAFRMLGGARLDDAPSQVPSTPSIVSGGPGSTPGPAVVPLAERSRLGARIAAGEFAVSVELTAPAGSDLTRTKAQVAELLAAGVDIVNIADGPRASARMGNLAVCARLVAETAVEPILHVCTRDRNFLGLVAHLLGAQALGLRDLVIITGDPPKMGDYPFATPVYDVDSVGLLRMAAGLNAGVDPAGKPAPPTSFVLATGAEPGAADYDRELRRLEEKKAAGAELVMTQPVYDPRTLERFLDDTAGLGLPMMVGILPLASAKNAEFLHNEVPGMAIPADIRARMAKAGAGAEGRAEGLRIAQEALAAVKHRVAGAYIMPPFNRVEAAIAVLEVVRDRWRPAGGAA, from the coding sequence ATGAAGCCGTTCCTCCACGCCCTGGCCGAGGGGCCGATCCTGTTCGACGGCGCGATGGGCTCGCTGCTCTACGATCGCGGCGTCCTGCACACCCGCAGCTACGACGAGCTGGTCACCGCGCAGCCCGAGCTGATCGCCCGGGTCCACCGCGACTACCTCGACGCCGGCGCCCAGGTGATCGAGACCGACACCTTCGGCGCCAACCGGATCGCGCTGGCCCGCCACGGCCTCGCCGATCAGATGGTCACGCTCAACAAGACCGCGGTGAAGGTGGCGCGCGAGGCCGTCGCGGGCCGCGCCTACGTCGCGGGCGCCGTCGGCCCGACCGGGGTCCGGTTCGCGATCGCGTCCGAGGCCGAGCGCCGGCGCGCGCGCATGGCCCTGGCCGAGCAGATCGACACGCTCGTGGTCGCCGGCGTCGACCTGATCCTGCTCGAGACGTTCTCGTCGATCCTCGAGCTCGAGCTGGCGATCGCGGTGTCGAAGGAGCGCGGGCCCAAGGTGCCGGTGGTGGCGCAGCACGTCTTCGACATGGCCTGCAAGGGCGACGGCGGCCTGGCCCCGGCCGAGGTCGCCGAGCGGCTGGTCAGCGCCGGCGCCGACGTGATCGGCGCCAACTGCGGCGTCGGCCCGGCCGAGCTGTACACCGTCGCCACCGGCATGATCGGCCGCGGCAAGCCGGTCATCGTCCAGCCCAACGCCGGCATGCCGGCCGCGGTCGAGGGCCGCACGATCTACGTCGCCAACCCCGAGCACTTCGGCGTGTTCGCGCGCCGGCTGCTCAAGAGCGGGGTCCGCGCCATCGGCGGCTGCTGCGGCACGACGCCCGCGCACATCCAGGCCATGCTCGGCGCGTTCCGCATGCTCGGCGGCGCCCGGCTCGACGACGCGCCCAGCCAGGTGCCGTCGACGCCGTCGATCGTCAGCGGCGGCCCCGGCTCGACCCCGGGCCCGGCGGTGGTGCCGCTGGCCGAGCGCAGCCGCCTGGGCGCGCGCATCGCCGCGGGCGAGTTCGCGGTCTCGGTCGAGCTGACCGCGCCGGCCGGCAGCGATCTCACGCGCACCAAGGCCCAGGTCGCCGAGCTGCTCGCCGCCGGCGTCGACATCGTCAACATCGCCGACGGCCCGCGCGCCTCGGCGCGGATGGGCAACCTCGCGGTGTGCGCGCGGCTCGTCGCCGAGACCGCCGTCGAGCCGATCCTCCACGTCTGCACGCGCGATCGCAACTTCCTCGGGCTGGTCGCGCACCTGCTCGGGGCCCAGGCCCTGGGCCTGCGCGACCTGGTGATCATCACCGGCGACCCGCCCAAGATGGGCGACTACCCGTTCGCGACGCCGGTCTACGACGTCGACTCGGTCGGCCTCTTGCGCATGGCCGCGGGCCTCAACGCCGGCGTCGATCCCGCCGGCAAGCCGGCGCCGCCGACCTCGTTCGTGCTGGCCACCGGCGCCGAGCCGGGCGCCGCCGACTACGACCGCGAGCTGCGCCGGCTCGAGGAGAAGAAGGCCGCCGGCGCCGAGCTGGTGATGACCCAGCCGGTCTACGACCCGCGCACGCTCGAGCGCTTCCTCGACGACACCGCCGGCCTCGGCCTGCCGATGATGGTCGGCATCCTGCCGCTGGCCTCGGCCAAGAACGCCGAGTTCCTGCACAACGAGGTGCCGGGCATGGCCATCCCCGCCGACATCCGCGCCCGCATGGCCAAGGCCGGCGCCGGCGCCGAGGGCCGGGCCGAGGGCCTGCGCATCGCGCAGGAGGCGCTGGCCGCGGTCAAGCACCGGGTCGCCGGCGCGTACATCATGCCGCCGTTCAACCGGGTCGAGGCCGCGATCGCGGTGCTCGAGGTCGTGCGCGATCGCTGGCGGCCGGCCGGAGGCGCGGCGTGA
- a CDS encoding tetratricopeptide repeat protein, with amino-acid sequence MVDRILAALGRWPDGMHDLGEPQVGVPLDWPPTVTDVYLAFDGGRLFGDSLSVVAIADAPAWDERGRLALVEWLAEPIEVDRDGRVWRADPETGEDVCDGTGFDRWLYGAIEATALLHDRDGEFREDAFTEEGELADETATAMAKAQVRRDPKAPGPRWRLARALVARGDLDTARTELEEVVAHAPRQAWAWLDLARLSERLGAVTGAVDEAEAAADADPAHEHRGHFFAEAARLAAAAGDEPRRATLAARAIAATPGLVASQLAGVEDRIADGDLAAAAHLIALARALAPRDLAVLDLARKIDAARAAN; translated from the coding sequence GTGGTCGATCGCATCCTGGCGGCGCTCGGCCGCTGGCCCGACGGCATGCACGATCTCGGCGAGCCCCAGGTCGGCGTGCCCCTCGACTGGCCGCCGACGGTGACCGACGTCTACCTGGCGTTCGACGGCGGCCGCCTGTTCGGCGACAGCCTGAGCGTCGTCGCGATCGCCGACGCGCCGGCCTGGGACGAGCGCGGCCGGCTGGCGCTGGTCGAGTGGCTGGCCGAGCCGATCGAGGTCGATCGTGACGGCCGGGTCTGGCGCGCCGATCCCGAGACCGGCGAGGACGTCTGCGACGGCACCGGCTTCGACCGCTGGCTCTACGGCGCGATCGAGGCGACCGCGCTGCTGCACGATCGCGACGGCGAGTTCCGCGAGGACGCGTTCACCGAGGAGGGCGAGCTGGCCGACGAGACCGCGACCGCGATGGCCAAGGCCCAGGTGCGGCGCGATCCCAAGGCGCCCGGCCCGCGCTGGCGCCTGGCGCGCGCGCTGGTCGCGCGCGGCGATCTGGACACCGCCCGGACCGAGCTCGAGGAGGTGGTCGCGCACGCGCCCCGACAGGCCTGGGCCTGGCTCGATCTCGCGCGGCTGTCCGAGCGGCTCGGGGCCGTCACCGGCGCGGTCGACGAGGCCGAGGCCGCCGCCGACGCCGACCCGGCCCACGAGCACCGCGGCCACTTCTTCGCCGAGGCCGCGCGCCTGGCCGCCGCCGCCGGCGACGAGCCCCGCCGCGCGACCCTGGCCGCGCGCGCGATCGCCGCTACGCCCGGGCTGGTCGCGAGCCAGCTCGCCGGCGTCGAGGACCGCATCGCCGACGGCGACCTCGCCGCCGCCGCGCACCTGATCGCCCTGGCCCGCGCGCTGGCGCCGCGCGATCTCGCCGTCCTCGACCTCGCGCGCAAGATCGACGCGGCCCGCGCCGCGAACTGA
- a CDS encoding OmpA family protein: MRRTSLVLVSVLLTCACGPGAKAPTPPGPPGGDQPPAGERQPATEFTMTDRGSLALPGLIVFATGSAELELAASEPALWHIHDYLVAKDAVTLVRIEGHGDQSGDDALMLSGDRALSVGRWLVAHDIACERLLAAAFGDTKPIADPATAEGRAANRRIEIVNASLRGIAIGGMPLDGSAPAAAPVCD; the protein is encoded by the coding sequence ATGCGTCGAACCTCGCTCGTGCTCGTCTCCGTGCTCCTGACCTGCGCGTGCGGCCCGGGCGCCAAGGCCCCGACGCCGCCCGGCCCGCCCGGCGGCGATCAACCGCCCGCGGGCGAGCGCCAGCCGGCGACCGAGTTCACGATGACCGATCGCGGCAGCCTGGCGTTGCCCGGCCTGATCGTGTTCGCGACGGGATCGGCCGAGCTGGAGCTCGCCGCCAGCGAGCCGGCGCTCTGGCACATCCACGACTACCTGGTGGCCAAGGACGCGGTGACGCTGGTGCGCATCGAGGGGCACGGCGATCAGTCGGGCGACGACGCGCTGATGCTGAGCGGCGACCGCGCGCTCTCGGTCGGACGCTGGCTGGTCGCGCACGACATCGCGTGCGAGCGGCTCCTGGCCGCGGCGTTCGGCGACACCAAGCCGATCGCCGACCCCGCGACGGCCGAGGGGCGCGCGGCGAACCGGCGGATCGAGATCGTCAACGCGTCGCTGCGCGGGATCGCGATCGGCGGCATGCCCCTCGACGGCAGCGCCCCGGCCGCGGCCCCGGTCTGCGACTGA
- a CDS encoding FHA domain-containing protein, with product MRCSKCGHDNPPGSGFCLNCGTSLVGPAPYSGSTPAGPPGLLVSCPACRTENPPSMRFCRNCGTVLAASSPGILPTPYMGGAPPPGMGPPGMGGQMGSPPGMGGPPPGMGGPPPGMGGPMGPPQGMGGPMPQGMGGPMGGPAPGMGMGGPMGGPAPGMGMGGPMGGPAPGMGMGGPMGGPSPGMGMGGPMGGPSPGMGMGGPMGGPSQGMGGPSQGMGGAPPPMAAGASSCPRCNAPVQPGFAFCQQCGFRVGAPGATPPPAASVDAQGSTLAAPSDEVARLRAHQPAGPQPAAATWGHAISVNRDGSDGERYPLAGDFVVFGRTGADISIEQDRFLARHHARLEPAGDGAKVTPVDTLNGVFRKIDRPTEVAHGAIMLIGRELLRFERLDPEERTPPPLVRHGVALFGSPPREPWGRLSQLLPSGGIRDVRHLSDDEVVVGREEGELVFGDDAFLSRRHCTLTWDGQRAVVTDLNSSNGTFVRLTAPTTLRSGEHLRLGDQLFRIELRR from the coding sequence GTGCGTTGCTCGAAGTGTGGTCACGATAATCCGCCCGGGTCCGGCTTCTGTCTCAACTGTGGGACGTCGCTCGTCGGTCCGGCGCCCTATTCTGGTTCGACTCCCGCCGGCCCCCCGGGGTTGCTCGTGAGCTGCCCCGCGTGTCGCACGGAGAACCCGCCGTCGATGCGGTTCTGCCGCAACTGCGGCACGGTGCTCGCCGCGTCGTCGCCCGGGATCCTGCCGACGCCGTACATGGGCGGCGCGCCGCCGCCCGGCATGGGCCCGCCTGGCATGGGCGGACAGATGGGATCTCCGCCCGGCATGGGCGGTCCGCCGCCCGGCATGGGCGGTCCGCCGCCCGGCATGGGTGGTCCGATGGGCCCGCCGCAAGGCATGGGCGGTCCGATGCCGCAAGGCATGGGCGGCCCGATGGGTGGCCCGGCGCCAGGCATGGGCATGGGCGGCCCGATGGGTGGCCCGGCGCCAGGCATGGGCATGGGCGGCCCGATGGGTGGCCCGGCGCCAGGCATGGGCATGGGCGGCCCGATGGGCGGGCCGTCGCCAGGCATGGGCATGGGTGGCCCGATGGGTGGCCCGTCGCCAGGCATGGGCATGGGTGGCCCGATGGGCGGGCCGTCGCAAGGCATGGGCGGGCCGTCGCAAGGCATGGGCGGGGCGCCGCCGCCGATGGCCGCTGGGGCGTCGAGCTGCCCGCGCTGTAACGCGCCGGTGCAGCCTGGGTTCGCGTTCTGTCAGCAGTGCGGGTTCCGGGTCGGCGCGCCCGGCGCCACGCCGCCGCCGGCCGCGTCGGTCGACGCCCAGGGCTCGACGCTGGCCGCGCCGTCGGACGAGGTGGCGCGGCTGCGTGCACACCAGCCGGCGGGGCCGCAGCCGGCGGCGGCGACCTGGGGCCACGCGATCTCGGTCAACCGCGATGGCTCCGACGGCGAGCGCTACCCGCTGGCCGGTGACTTCGTCGTGTTCGGCCGCACCGGCGCCGACATCTCGATCGAGCAGGATCGGTTCCTGGCGCGTCACCACGCGCGGCTCGAGCCGGCCGGCGACGGCGCCAAGGTGACGCCGGTCGACACGCTCAACGGCGTGTTCCGCAAGATCGATCGCCCGACCGAGGTCGCCCACGGCGCGATCATGCTGATCGGCCGCGAGCTGCTGCGGTTCGAGCGGCTCGATCCCGAGGAGCGGACCCCGCCGCCGCTGGTCCGGCACGGCGTCGCGCTGTTCGGCTCGCCGCCGCGCGAGCCCTGGGGCCGGCTGTCGCAGCTCTTGCCGTCGGGCGGCATCCGCGACGTGCGGCACCTGTCCGACGACGAGGTCGTGGTCGGGCGCGAGGAGGGCGAGCTGGTGTTCGGGGACGACGCGTTCCTGTCGCGGCGCCACTGCACGCTCACCTGGGATGGGCAGCGCGCCGTCGTCACCGATCTCAACAGCTCGAACGGGACGTTCGTGCGCCTGACCGCGCCCACGACGCTCCGCTCGGGCGAGCACCTGCGCCTGGGCGATCAGCTGTTCCGCATCGAGCTGCGGCGGTGA
- a CDS encoding aldehyde dehydrogenase family protein, with translation MPLLSAVAETRALLTRLGVDPAALDGGDLSVRSPVTGEELARLTTATPADATAAIDRAAEAFAIWRRVPAPRRGELVRRFGNELRAAKDDLARLVTLEAGKITSEGAGEVQEMIDICDFAVGLSRQLTGLTIATERRSHRMMETWHPLGVVGIISAFNFPVAVWAWNAALALVCGDACVWKPSEKTPLTALATQALFARALAGFADAPPHLVSVVIGGPAVGAALVDDPRVPLVSATGSTAMGRAVAPRLAARFARALLELGGNNGAIVAPSADLDLAVRAIAFSAMGTAGQRCTTLRRLFVHADIYDALVPRLARAYASVAVGDPRAPGTLVGPLIDPAAGAAMTRALDAARALGGRVHGGDVVDLGGGVYRRPALVELDHQAGPMRDETFAPILYVVRYHDLEDALAAHNAVPQGLSSSIFTRDLREAERFVAADGSDCGIANVNLGPSGAEIGGAFGGEKDTGGGRESGSDSWRAYMRRATNTINYGHDLPLAQGVQFDVDA, from the coding sequence ATGCCCCTGCTCTCCGCTGTCGCCGAGACCCGCGCCCTCCTGACCCGCCTCGGCGTCGACCCGGCCGCGCTCGACGGCGGCGACCTGTCGGTGCGGTCGCCGGTGACCGGCGAGGAGCTGGCCCGGCTCACGACCGCGACCCCGGCCGACGCCACCGCCGCGATCGATCGCGCGGCCGAGGCGTTCGCGATCTGGCGGCGGGTGCCGGCGCCGCGGCGCGGCGAGCTGGTGCGGCGGTTCGGCAACGAGCTGCGCGCGGCCAAGGACGACCTCGCGCGCCTGGTCACGCTCGAGGCCGGCAAGATCACCAGCGAGGGCGCGGGCGAGGTCCAGGAGATGATCGACATCTGCGACTTCGCGGTCGGGCTGTCGCGCCAGCTCACCGGGCTGACGATCGCGACCGAGCGCCGGAGCCACCGGATGATGGAGACCTGGCACCCGCTGGGCGTCGTCGGCATCATCTCGGCGTTCAACTTCCCGGTCGCGGTCTGGGCGTGGAACGCGGCGCTGGCGCTGGTGTGCGGCGACGCGTGCGTGTGGAAGCCGTCGGAGAAGACCCCGCTGACCGCGCTCGCGACCCAGGCCCTGTTCGCGCGGGCGCTGGCCGGCTTCGCCGACGCGCCGCCGCACCTGGTGAGCGTGGTGATCGGCGGCCCGGCGGTGGGCGCGGCGCTCGTCGACGATCCCCGCGTGCCGCTGGTGTCGGCGACCGGCTCGACCGCGATGGGCCGCGCGGTCGCGCCGCGGCTGGCCGCGCGGTTCGCGCGCGCGCTGCTCGAGCTCGGCGGCAACAACGGCGCGATCGTCGCGCCGTCGGCCGATCTCGATCTCGCGGTCCGGGCGATCGCGTTCTCGGCCATGGGCACCGCCGGCCAGCGCTGTACGACGCTGCGGCGGTTGTTCGTCCACGCCGACATCTACGACGCGCTCGTGCCGCGGCTGGCGCGCGCCTACGCCTCGGTCGCGGTCGGCGATCCGCGCGCGCCCGGCACGCTGGTCGGCCCGCTGATCGATCCGGCCGCCGGCGCGGCCATGACCCGGGCCCTCGACGCGGCCCGCGCGCTCGGCGGCCGGGTCCACGGCGGCGACGTCGTCGACCTGGGCGGCGGCGTCTACCGCCGACCGGCGCTGGTCGAGCTCGACCACCAGGCCGGGCCGATGCGCGACGAGACCTTCGCGCCGATCCTCTACGTCGTGCGCTACCACGACCTCGAGGACGCGCTGGCCGCGCACAACGCGGTGCCGCAGGGGCTGTCGTCGTCGATCTTCACCCGCGATCTGCGCGAGGCCGAGCGGTTCGTCGCGGCCGACGGCTCCGACTGCGGCATCGCCAACGTCAACCTCGGCCCGTCGGGCGCCGAGATCGGCGGCGCGTTCGGCGGCGAGAAGGACACCGGCGGCGGCCGCGAGTCGGGCTCGGACAGCTGGCGCGCGTACATGCGCCGCGCGACCAACACGATCAACTACGGCCACGACCTGCCGCTCGCGCAGGGCGTGCAGTTCGACGTCGACGCCTGA
- a CDS encoding sigma-70 family RNA polymerase sigma factor: protein MAKHPSEPSGSARPGDRPLASLDERELVARCKANQRAAHDELYHRFRRVVAANLYRVLGDRGELEDLVQEVFVIAFRGLATFRHEAQLGTWLYRICVNVAFGRMRTRGRRPPPIAVADLEAVANQSSATDRPESPERALERREDQARVYAALEQLPPKKRIVLYLHEIEGRDLTEIAYLVGSNPVTVRTRLFYARREFYKILTSTAGDGEGTP from the coding sequence GTGGCCAAGCACCCCAGCGAGCCGTCCGGCTCGGCCCGCCCCGGGGATCGACCGCTGGCGTCGCTCGACGAGCGCGAGCTGGTCGCGCGCTGCAAGGCCAACCAGCGCGCCGCGCACGACGAGCTGTACCACCGGTTCCGCCGCGTGGTCGCCGCGAACCTGTACCGGGTGCTGGGCGATCGCGGCGAGCTCGAGGATCTGGTGCAGGAGGTGTTCGTCATCGCCTTCCGCGGCCTGGCGACCTTCCGCCACGAGGCGCAGCTCGGCACCTGGCTCTACCGCATCTGCGTCAACGTCGCGTTCGGCAGGATGCGGACGCGCGGGCGGCGCCCACCGCCGATCGCCGTGGCCGACCTCGAGGCCGTGGCCAACCAGTCGAGCGCGACCGATCGGCCCGAGTCGCCGGAGCGCGCGCTCGAGCGGCGTGAGGATCAAGCGCGGGTGTACGCGGCGCTCGAACAGCTGCCGCCCAAGAAGCGGATCGTGCTGTACCTGCACGAGATCGAGGGGCGCGACCTGACCGAGATCGCGTACCTGGTCGGCTCGAACCCGGTGACGGTGCGGACCCGGCTGTTCTACGCGCGCCGCGAGTTCTACAAGATCCTGACGTCGACCGCCGGTGACGGCGAGGGCACGCCGTGA
- a CDS encoding molybdopterin-dependent oxidoreductase yields the protein MTWTPTACILCECNCGLEVELGGDDGRHLVKLRGDRRHPGSQGYACEKAHRLDHYQHGRDRVTAPLRRRADGTFEEIDWDTAIREVAARLAAVRDTHGGDAIFYYGGGGQGNHLPGAYATATRRVLGARYRSSALAQEKTGEFWVSDRMLGTSTRADFEHADVALFIGKNPWFSHSIPRARVTLKALAADPARTLIVIDPRRTETAALADLHLQVTPGGDAWLLAAILAVLVADGRIDRGFLDTHAVGVEPVLAALRAVEVAACCVRAGVAEDLVRRAAAAIAGATALASFEDLGVQMNQHSTLVSYLHKLLVVLTGSFGRPGTHFAPTTMVPIWGGASASTSPVVGARIVAGLVPCNVIAEEILTEHPKRYRAMLVEAANPAHSLADSPRMRAALGALDTLVVIDVAMSETAQLAHYVLPAATQYEKAEATFFNFDFPKNVFHLRPRLFPPPPGPLPEAEIHARLCEALGAVSEDMLAPLRAAAALGRTAYGQAFAARVLGNPTLTALAPVLLYRTMALPDDQREAAVLFALCARLAMQQPASLARAGFGGPPLAAAEALFAAILAGPSGVVFAVDDWADQPRRIGTADKKIHLELPDLLAELATALASPPEVRDPAFPFVLAAGERRAFTANTIVRDPAWRKKDADGALRMSPSDAAALGVATGDRVRLATARAAVEVAIEVSDAMQAGHLALPNGLGLRYPGVDGDVTPGVAPNELTAAGDRDPFVGTPWHKRVPARQRVPARVERL from the coding sequence ATGACCTGGACGCCGACCGCGTGCATCTTGTGCGAGTGCAACTGCGGGCTCGAGGTCGAGCTCGGCGGCGACGACGGCCGCCACCTGGTCAAGCTGCGCGGCGACCGCCGCCACCCCGGCTCGCAGGGCTACGCGTGCGAGAAGGCCCACCGCCTCGACCACTACCAGCACGGGCGCGATCGCGTGACCGCGCCGCTGCGGCGCCGGGCCGACGGCACGTTCGAGGAGATCGACTGGGACACCGCGATCCGCGAGGTCGCCGCGCGCCTGGCCGCGGTCCGCGACACCCACGGCGGCGACGCGATCTTCTATTACGGCGGCGGCGGCCAGGGCAACCACCTGCCCGGGGCCTACGCCACCGCGACCCGCCGGGTGCTGGGCGCGCGCTACCGCTCGAGCGCGCTGGCGCAGGAGAAGACCGGCGAGTTCTGGGTCAGCGACCGCATGCTCGGCACCAGCACCCGGGCCGACTTCGAGCACGCCGACGTGGCGCTGTTCATCGGCAAGAACCCGTGGTTCTCGCACTCGATCCCGCGCGCGCGCGTGACGCTCAAGGCCCTGGCCGCCGACCCCGCGCGCACGCTGATCGTGATCGATCCGCGCCGGACCGAGACCGCGGCCCTGGCCGATCTGCACCTGCAGGTGACGCCGGGCGGCGACGCGTGGCTGCTGGCGGCGATCCTCGCGGTGCTGGTCGCCGACGGGCGGATCGATCGCGGCTTCCTCGACACCCACGCGGTCGGCGTCGAGCCGGTGCTGGCGGCGCTGCGCGCGGTCGAGGTCGCCGCCTGCTGTGTCCGGGCCGGCGTGGCCGAGGACCTCGTGCGCCGGGCCGCGGCCGCGATCGCCGGCGCCACCGCGCTCGCCAGCTTCGAGGATCTGGGCGTGCAGATGAACCAGCACTCGACGCTGGTCAGCTACCTGCACAAGCTGCTCGTGGTCTTGACCGGCAGCTTCGGCCGGCCCGGCACCCACTTCGCGCCGACGACGATGGTGCCGATCTGGGGCGGCGCGTCGGCGTCGACCTCGCCGGTGGTCGGCGCGCGCATCGTCGCGGGGCTGGTGCCGTGCAACGTCATCGCCGAGGAGATCCTGACCGAGCACCCGAAGCGCTACCGGGCGATGCTGGTCGAGGCCGCCAACCCGGCCCACTCGCTGGCCGACTCGCCGCGCATGCGCGCGGCGCTGGGCGCGCTCGACACGCTGGTCGTCATCGACGTCGCGATGTCCGAGACCGCGCAGCTGGCGCACTACGTGCTGCCGGCGGCGACCCAGTACGAGAAGGCCGAGGCCACGTTCTTCAACTTCGACTTCCCGAAAAACGTGTTCCACCTGCGCCCGCGGCTGTTCCCGCCGCCGCCGGGGCCGCTGCCCGAGGCCGAGATCCACGCGCGGCTGTGCGAGGCGCTCGGCGCGGTCTCCGAGGACATGCTGGCGCCGCTGCGGGCCGCGGCCGCGCTCGGGCGCACCGCCTACGGGCAGGCGTTCGCGGCCCGGGTGCTGGGCAACCCGACCCTGACCGCGCTGGCGCCGGTGCTGCTGTACCGCACGATGGCGCTGCCCGACGATCAGCGCGAGGCCGCGGTGCTGTTCGCGCTGTGCGCGCGCCTGGCGATGCAGCAGCCGGCGTCCTTGGCCCGGGCCGGCTTCGGCGGGCCGCCGCTGGCCGCGGCCGAGGCGCTGTTCGCGGCGATCCTGGCGGGGCCCTCGGGGGTGGTCTTCGCCGTCGACGACTGGGCCGATCAGCCGCGGCGCATCGGCACCGCCGACAAGAAGATCCACCTCGAGCTGCCCGATCTGCTGGCCGAGCTGGCGACGGCGCTGGCCAGCCCGCCCGAGGTCCGCGATCCGGCGTTCCCGTTCGTCCTGGCCGCGGGCGAGCGGCGCGCGTTCACCGCCAACACGATCGTGCGCGACCCGGCCTGGCGCAAGAAGGACGCCGACGGCGCGCTGCGCATGAGCCCGAGCGACGCCGCGGCGCTGGGCGTGGCCACCGGCGATCGGGTGCGCCTGGCGACGGCGCGGGCCGCGGTCGAGGTCGCGATCGAGGTCAGCGACGCGATGCAGGCCGGGCACCTCGCGCTGCCCAACGGCCTGGGCCTGCGCTACCCCGGCGTCGACGGCGACGTCACGCCTGGGGTCGCGCCCAACGAGCTGACCGCCGCGGGCGATCGCGATCCGTTCGTCGGCACGCCCTGGCACAAGCGGGTGCCGGCCCGGCAGCGCGTGCCGGCCCGCGTCGAGCGGCTCTAG
- a CDS encoding FecR domain-containing protein, producing the protein MSHVAPHRLADLARGSLGARAARRAQAHVDECASCQRALARVRAARTTFPELAALPAPELRWDRVRAQTYWTLGTGSQPAMPVAVPSAPPRRGWWLAAPLGLAAAAAAAWLVIRPTDTALRPALARVDAPVAPPALVVAPAPLAAVVTLVESAGTVTTADGRTLVGGSAVGAHPLVAGDRIDTGDGRLAAQFGAGSTVTVGPHAALTLARFDAGGVELVLGAQGQVDIEVSHRAPEQRFVVRVGGRAVEVRGTAFRVARAGAQVEVACEHGRVAVSSSGAADAVELGAGQRLAVVDGEPVLGHLVRPLTEAELAELLAARPAPLPQWTDPDTIFRTTVALPLLVPAGRAVAIDGVVVGAGPLWRRLPPGRHLVELHDRAGHAQGGQWVELDGSTPERPLVIAEAAAEPTLTATGTAAARRQRLVELSRALDQRQLRNCVRSLAKQGLADGTHVELEVGVQASGAIRYLNIVDTDLPARSAACVRDVVSQTRLGDGAQVSWRHRVTF; encoded by the coding sequence GTGAGCCACGTCGCCCCGCACCGCCTGGCCGATCTCGCCCGCGGCAGCCTCGGCGCCCGCGCCGCCCGTCGAGCCCAGGCCCACGTCGACGAGTGTGCGTCGTGCCAGCGCGCGCTCGCCCGGGTGCGCGCGGCGCGGACCACGTTCCCCGAGCTGGCGGCGTTGCCGGCGCCGGAGCTGCGCTGGGACCGCGTGCGCGCGCAGACCTACTGGACGCTCGGGACCGGCTCGCAGCCGGCGATGCCGGTCGCGGTGCCGTCGGCGCCGCCCCGGCGCGGGTGGTGGCTCGCGGCGCCGCTGGGGCTGGCCGCGGCCGCGGCCGCGGCGTGGCTGGTGATCCGTCCCACCGACACCGCGCTGCGCCCGGCGCTGGCGCGCGTCGACGCGCCCGTCGCGCCACCGGCGCTGGTCGTCGCGCCCGCGCCGCTGGCCGCGGTGGTGACGCTGGTCGAGTCGGCCGGCACGGTCACGACCGCCGATGGCCGCACGCTCGTCGGCGGCAGCGCGGTCGGCGCGCACCCGCTGGTCGCCGGCGATCGCATCGACACGGGCGACGGCCGCCTGGCCGCGCAGTTCGGCGCGGGCTCGACCGTCACCGTCGGGCCGCACGCGGCGCTGACGCTGGCGCGGTTCGACGCCGGCGGGGTCGAGCTGGTGCTCGGCGCGCAGGGCCAGGTCGACATCGAGGTCAGCCACCGCGCGCCTGAGCAGCGGTTCGTGGTCCGTGTCGGCGGGCGCGCCGTCGAGGTCCGCGGCACCGCGTTCCGGGTCGCGCGCGCCGGCGCCCAGGTCGAGGTCGCGTGCGAGCACGGGCGGGTCGCGGTGTCGTCGTCGGGCGCGGCCGACGCGGTCGAGCTGGGCGCGGGCCAGCGCCTCGCGGTCGTCGACGGTGAGCCGGTGCTCGGGCACCTGGTGCGGCCGCTGACCGAGGCCGAGCTGGCCGAGCTGCTGGCGGCGCGCCCGGCGCCGCTGCCGCAGTGGACCGATCCCGACACGATCTTCCGCACCACCGTGGCGCTGCCGCTGTTGGTGCCCGCCGGCCGCGCGGTCGCGATCGACGGTGTCGTCGTCGGCGCCGGCCCGCTGTGGCGGCGGCTGCCGCCGGGGCGGCACCTGGTCGAGCTCCACGATCGCGCCGGCCATGCCCAGGGCGGCCAGTGGGTCGAGCTCGACGGCTCGACCCCCGAGCGCCCGCTGGTGATCGCCGAGGCCGCGGCCGAGCCGACGCTGACCGCGACCGGCACCGCCGCCGCGCGGCGCCAGCGCCTGGTCGAGCTGTCGCGCGCGCTCGATCAGCGGCAGCTCCGCAACTGCGTCCGCTCGCTGGCCAAGCAGGGCCTCGCCGACGGCACCCACGTCGAGCTCGAGGTCGGCGTGCAGGCCTCCGGGGCGATCCGCTACCTGAACATCGTCGACACCGACCTGCCCGCGCGCAGCGCCGCGTGCGTGCGCGACGTCGTCAGCCAGACCCGCCTCGGCGACGGCGCCCAGGTGTCCTGGCGCCACCGCGTCACGTTCTGA